From one Comamonas piscis genomic stretch:
- a CDS encoding NAD(P)-dependent oxidoreductase, which produces MNPSLIVTGADLAQQALDLLGGYEVIYAGKTPTEDDLVALAKQHDPVAIIVRYGKVGAAVMDAAPSLKVISKHGSGTDTIDKVAAKARGIEVVAAVGANAAAVAEQALALLLACAKSVVALNARMHAGHWDKATHKSLELGGRTVGLVGLGAIGLRFAKMADALGMRVIGFDPFAKNLPDYVRSVDLDTLWREADAISLHCPLTEENRGLLNAATLAQCKRGVIVVNTARGGLIDEAALLDAVRAGQVMAAGLDSFAVEPMTAGHPFQGEPRFILSPHIGGVTSDAYVNMGVGAAQNLLAVLAKAPATA; this is translated from the coding sequence GTGAACCCCAGCCTCATCGTGACTGGCGCCGATCTGGCGCAGCAAGCACTGGACCTGCTCGGCGGCTACGAAGTCATCTACGCCGGCAAAACGCCGACCGAAGACGACCTGGTGGCGCTGGCCAAGCAGCATGACCCAGTGGCCATCATCGTGCGCTACGGCAAGGTGGGCGCTGCGGTGATGGATGCGGCGCCTTCGCTCAAGGTGATCTCCAAGCACGGCAGCGGCACCGACACCATCGACAAAGTCGCGGCCAAGGCGCGCGGCATCGAAGTGGTGGCCGCCGTGGGCGCCAACGCCGCCGCCGTGGCCGAGCAGGCACTTGCGCTGCTGCTGGCTTGCGCCAAATCCGTCGTGGCGCTGAATGCGCGCATGCATGCCGGCCACTGGGACAAGGCCACGCACAAGAGCCTGGAGCTGGGTGGCCGCACCGTTGGCCTGGTAGGGCTGGGCGCCATCGGCCTGCGCTTTGCCAAGATGGCCGATGCGCTGGGCATGCGCGTGATTGGCTTTGACCCCTTCGCCAAGAACCTGCCGGACTATGTGCGCAGCGTGGACCTGGACACCCTCTGGCGCGAGGCCGATGCGATCTCGCTGCACTGCCCGCTGACGGAAGAGAACCGGGGCCTGCTCAATGCCGCCACCCTGGCGCAGTGCAAGCGGGGCGTCATCGTCGTCAACACCGCACGCGGCGGTTTGATCGACGAGGCCGCCTTGCTGGATGCCGTGCGCGCAGGCCAGGTGATGGCGGCTGGCCTGGACAGCTTTGCGGTGGAGCCGATGACCGCCGGCCACCCTTTCCAAGGCGAGCCGCGCTTTATCTTGAGCCCCCACATTGGCGGTGTAACCAGCGATGCCTACGTGAACATGGGCGTGGGCGCGGCCCAAAACCTGCTGGCCGTGCTGGCCAAGGCGCCAGCCACGGCCTAA
- a CDS encoding tripartite tricarboxylate transporter substrate binding protein, whose amino-acid sequence MFKKKNLPALALQTLVAAAALASSASFAQAPAYPAKPVRLIVGFAAGGPTDVVARAFADYAGRTLGQPFVVDNKPGANTILAAQAVASAPADGYTLLFGATNHTMIPGLYSGRVKFDAVKSFQPLCTVATSPTVLVVGPGLPVKTLADYMARARKEPGRTTAGTAGMGSSGHFATEMFARANGLQLNHVPYKGAAPVVTDLMGGQLDSSFATLGSVLPQIKSGKLSALAVASPKRSSLLPDVPTFAESGGGKYSADAWYGVLAPAGLPAAVAQQLEKAARDFAGSAAAIEKLHSLGLDADSTCGQAFSTQVAREVTTYTQIARDLDLKAD is encoded by the coding sequence ATGTTCAAGAAGAAAAATCTGCCAGCACTGGCGCTACAAACGCTGGTGGCAGCAGCAGCGCTGGCATCCAGCGCCAGCTTTGCCCAAGCCCCCGCCTACCCCGCCAAGCCAGTGCGGCTGATCGTGGGCTTTGCCGCAGGCGGCCCCACCGATGTGGTGGCACGTGCCTTTGCCGACTACGCCGGCCGCACCCTGGGCCAGCCTTTTGTGGTGGACAACAAGCCCGGCGCCAACACCATCCTGGCGGCGCAAGCGGTGGCCAGTGCGCCCGCCGATGGCTATACCCTGCTGTTTGGCGCCACCAACCACACGATGATTCCGGGCCTGTACAGCGGGCGGGTGAAGTTTGATGCGGTCAAGTCCTTCCAGCCGCTGTGTACGGTGGCCACCAGCCCAACTGTGCTGGTAGTGGGCCCGGGCCTGCCCGTCAAGACCTTGGCCGACTACATGGCCCGCGCCCGCAAGGAACCCGGCCGCACCACGGCAGGCACCGCCGGCATGGGCAGCTCGGGCCACTTTGCGACCGAGATGTTTGCCCGCGCCAATGGCCTGCAGCTGAACCATGTGCCCTACAAGGGCGCCGCCCCGGTGGTGACCGACTTGATGGGCGGCCAGCTCGACAGCTCCTTCGCCACCTTGGGATCGGTGCTGCCGCAGATCAAAAGCGGCAAGCTCAGCGCACTGGCTGTCGCCTCGCCCAAGCGCTCGTCGCTGCTGCCCGATGTTCCGACCTTTGCCGAATCTGGCGGTGGCAAGTACTCGGCCGATGCCTGGTACGGCGTGCTGGCTCCCGCCGGTCTGCCCGCAGCAGTAGCGCAGCAGTTGGAGAAGGCAGCCCGCGATTTTGCAGGCAGTGCAGCGGCCATTGAGAAGCTGCACAGCCTGGGCCTGGATGCCGATTCCACCTGCGGCCAGGCTTTCAGCACCCAAGTGGCGCGCGAAGTGACGACCTATACCCAGATCGCGCGCGACCTGGATCTCAAAGCCGATTGA
- a CDS encoding amidohydrolase family protein, with product MTLPDLSTPVPHSVGLNRPTRALPALACDSHMHIFDTRFAPSAHWPRTPPHAPVAAYRQLQQRLGTSRTVVVTPSTYGTDNACTLDALDQLGDSARGVAVVDADVSDAELARLAARRVCGLRLNFVSPQSWGTTTADMLQTLAQKLARHPDCAVWHIQVFAEPVQIIELQPVLQQLPVPLVIDHLGRIDPAEGASAEAYGVLRRLLDGGRCWVKLSGAYMRSQVHGPSYADTVPLGRALVQAAPERLVWGSDWPHTTERPGTVNDTDLVNLLQTWSASDAVMDRILVDNPAQLYGFDRR from the coding sequence ATGACCTTGCCTGATCTCTCCACCCCCGTGCCGCATTCGGTCGGCCTGAACCGACCCACGCGCGCCCTGCCTGCGCTGGCCTGCGACAGCCATATGCACATCTTCGACACGCGCTTTGCGCCGTCGGCACACTGGCCGCGCACGCCACCCCATGCGCCGGTAGCGGCATACCGGCAGCTGCAACAGCGCCTGGGCACTTCGCGCACGGTGGTGGTCACGCCCTCTACCTACGGCACCGACAATGCTTGCACCCTGGATGCCCTCGACCAACTGGGCGACAGCGCGCGCGGCGTGGCGGTGGTGGATGCCGACGTGAGCGATGCCGAGCTGGCCCGCCTGGCGGCGCGACGCGTTTGCGGGCTGCGGCTGAACTTTGTCTCGCCCCAGTCCTGGGGAACCACTACGGCCGACATGCTGCAGACCCTGGCGCAGAAGCTGGCCCGCCACCCGGACTGTGCCGTCTGGCATATCCAGGTGTTTGCCGAGCCGGTGCAGATCATTGAATTGCAGCCGGTGCTGCAGCAGCTGCCCGTACCCTTGGTGATCGACCATCTGGGCCGCATTGACCCGGCCGAAGGCGCATCGGCCGAGGCCTATGGCGTGCTGCGCCGTCTGCTGGATGGCGGCCGTTGCTGGGTCAAGCTCTCTGGCGCCTATATGCGCTCCCAGGTGCATGGCCCCAGCTATGCCGATACCGTGCCACTGGGCCGCGCCCTTGTGCAGGCCGCCCCTGAGCGCCTGGTGTGGGGCTCTGACTGGCCGCACACCACCGAGCGGCCGGGTACCGTCAACGATACGGACCTGGTCAATCTTCTGCAGACCTGGTCGGCATCGGATGCGGTGATGGACCGCATTTTGGTGGACAACCCCGCTCAGCTCTACGGCTTCGATCGTCGCTAA
- a CDS encoding RraA family protein — translation MSQLPDIIRDIERVGADVVAKASSFQAAILADVAGRRGTMHARVAPVHQSMQVAGPAFTVEVRPGDNLMIHAAIALAQPGDVLVIDGKGDQTAALMGTLMLSACKKLGLAGVIVDGSIRDKLEILDLDFPVFSAGFNPAGPTKFVPGRINHPISAGGTTVNPGDLVVGDADGVVVIERAKAPAMLALADKKVADEAARIDAIARGDTASKWLPAALRAAGVLKEGESL, via the coding sequence ATGAGCCAACTTCCAGACATCATCCGTGACATCGAACGCGTCGGCGCCGACGTCGTTGCCAAGGCCAGCAGCTTCCAGGCCGCCATTCTGGCCGACGTTGCAGGCCGCCGAGGCACCATGCATGCGCGGGTGGCACCGGTCCACCAAAGCATGCAGGTTGCAGGCCCGGCATTCACCGTCGAAGTGCGCCCCGGCGACAACCTGATGATCCACGCCGCCATCGCGCTGGCCCAACCTGGCGATGTGCTGGTGATCGATGGCAAGGGCGACCAGACGGCCGCACTGATGGGCACCTTGATGCTCAGCGCCTGCAAGAAGCTCGGCCTGGCCGGCGTGATCGTTGATGGTTCCATCCGCGACAAGCTGGAGATTCTGGACCTGGACTTCCCCGTGTTCAGCGCCGGCTTCAACCCCGCCGGCCCCACCAAGTTTGTGCCCGGCCGCATCAACCACCCCATTTCGGCCGGCGGCACCACGGTCAACCCGGGTGACCTGGTCGTGGGCGATGCCGATGGCGTGGTCGTGATCGAGCGCGCCAAGGCGCCTGCGATGCTGGCCCTGGCCGACAAGAAGGTGGCCGATGAAGCCGCCCGCATCGACGCGATTGCCCGTGGCGACACGGCATCGAAATGGCTGCCCGCTGCACTGCGTGCGGCCGGCGTGCTCAAGGAAGGAGAATCGCTGTGA
- a CDS encoding Bug family tripartite tricarboxylate transporter substrate binding protein: protein MTASLANSSSFKRARRGLLAAAGAALLASLGTTPALAQGDWPAGKVITWVVPYPPGGSTDVLGRNVAQRIGTALGTNVIVENKAGATGTIGAAWVAKAAPDGYTLLGTSIGPQAIAPHLMGKLPYDHIAAFEPVVILGTIPHMLVVGAKQPYKTVAELVAAGKAQPGKLAYASGGNGTILQMQGELLQQQTGARFIHIPYKGDTPALQDTLGEQVQFMFAPVAAALPHVQAGKLRALAVTSAKRLPALPDVPTMGEVGMKDFVVEQWQAVFAPAKTPQAVVQRLNQDINQALKDPGVVALADKLGISLVGGTPQQLGDLQKADSAKWAQVIKDGNIKAE, encoded by the coding sequence ATGACCGCATCCCTTGCAAACTCCTCCTCCTTCAAGCGCGCACGCCGTGGCCTGCTCGCCGCCGCAGGCGCAGCGCTGTTGGCCAGCCTGGGCACCACGCCCGCACTGGCCCAAGGCGACTGGCCCGCTGGCAAGGTCATCACCTGGGTGGTGCCCTACCCACCGGGCGGCAGCACCGATGTGCTGGGCCGCAATGTGGCGCAGCGCATTGGCACGGCGCTGGGCACCAACGTGATTGTGGAAAACAAAGCCGGCGCGACTGGCACCATCGGTGCCGCCTGGGTCGCCAAGGCCGCGCCGGATGGATACACCCTGCTGGGCACCTCCATCGGCCCGCAGGCGATTGCGCCGCACCTGATGGGCAAGCTGCCCTATGACCACATTGCGGCGTTTGAGCCCGTGGTCATCCTCGGCACCATCCCGCACATGCTGGTGGTGGGTGCCAAGCAGCCCTATAAAACCGTGGCCGAACTGGTGGCCGCTGGCAAGGCCCAGCCCGGCAAGCTGGCCTATGCCTCGGGCGGCAACGGCACCATCTTGCAGATGCAGGGCGAGTTGCTGCAGCAGCAGACCGGCGCCCGCTTCATCCACATTCCCTACAAGGGCGACACCCCGGCGCTGCAAGACACCCTGGGCGAGCAGGTGCAGTTCATGTTCGCGCCCGTGGCCGCTGCGCTGCCCCATGTGCAGGCCGGCAAGCTGCGCGCGCTGGCCGTCACCTCCGCCAAGCGCCTGCCTGCGCTGCCCGATGTACCGACGATGGGCGAGGTCGGCATGAAGGACTTTGTCGTCGAGCAATGGCAGGCCGTGTTTGCGCCCGCCAAGACGCCCCAGGCCGTTGTGCAGCGCCTGAACCAGGACATCAACCAGGCACTGAAAGACCCCGGCGTGGTCGCGCTGGCCGACAAGCTCGGCATCAGCCTGGTGGGCGGCACCCCACAACAGCTGGGCGACTTGCAAAAGGCCGACTCCGCCAAGTGGGCCCAGGTCATCAAAGACGGAAACATCAAGGCCGAATAA
- a CDS encoding tripartite tricarboxylate transporter substrate binding protein, which translates to MPRFIRPLIAACALAATMAHAAFPERPITIVVPYAPGGAADAVARVLATRMGSKLGTSVIVENKAGASGTIGASFVAKAKADGYTMLYDATPYSINPHLFAKMPYAANALQPLSLVLLAPNALVVKAESPLKNVNDLIAKAKAEPGKINFASGGSGTVQRLAAELFRQQLGLDMVHVPYKSGGPAIADVMGGQVDFMFATVAASYPLVSGGKLRALAVSSPQRSARLPEVPTVAETVIPGYEAYEWNGVLLPAGTPAAISKQLHQVIAEVLKEDEVKQRLSDLGAQPVGSTPAEFSAFLKKEDAKWGEVVKKGNIKLD; encoded by the coding sequence ATGCCCCGCTTTATCCGACCCCTGATCGCCGCTTGCGCGCTGGCCGCCACCATGGCGCATGCCGCCTTCCCCGAGCGCCCTATCACCATCGTGGTGCCCTACGCCCCGGGCGGCGCGGCCGATGCGGTGGCCCGCGTGCTGGCCACCCGCATGGGCAGCAAGCTGGGCACCAGCGTGATCGTGGAAAACAAGGCCGGCGCCAGCGGCACCATTGGCGCGAGCTTTGTCGCCAAGGCCAAGGCCGATGGCTACACCATGCTGTACGACGCGACGCCCTACTCGATCAACCCGCACCTGTTCGCCAAGATGCCCTATGCAGCCAATGCACTGCAGCCGCTGTCGCTGGTGCTGTTGGCCCCCAATGCGCTTGTCGTCAAGGCAGAGTCGCCGCTGAAGAACGTGAACGACCTGATCGCCAAGGCCAAGGCCGAACCGGGCAAGATCAACTTTGCATCGGGCGGCAGTGGCACCGTGCAGCGCCTGGCGGCCGAGCTGTTCCGCCAACAACTGGGGCTGGACATGGTGCATGTTCCCTATAAGAGCGGCGGCCCGGCGATTGCCGATGTGATGGGTGGCCAGGTGGATTTTATGTTCGCCACCGTTGCCGCTTCCTACCCGCTGGTGAGCGGCGGCAAGCTGCGCGCGCTGGCTGTCTCCTCGCCCCAGCGCTCGGCCCGTTTGCCAGAGGTGCCCACGGTGGCTGAGACGGTCATCCCCGGCTACGAAGCCTATGAGTGGAATGGCGTGCTGCTGCCCGCTGGTACGCCAGCCGCTATCTCCAAACAACTGCACCAGGTGATTGCCGAGGTGCTGAAGGAAGACGAGGTCAAGCAACGCCTGTCGGACCTGGGCGCACAGCCCGTGGGCTCGACGCCTGCGGAGTTCAGCGCCTTTCTGAAAAAGGAAGATGCCAAATGGGGCGAGGTGGTGAAGAAGGGCAATATCAAACTCGACTGA
- a CDS encoding alpha/beta hydrolase → MRLSTFQQGTCAALLAGLLVAAPQAGAQTAQEGAAPAAATPATTPTPASPYVMPATQVWDMPSDNGEVYRIFVSAPEKGEPPKGGYPVLYVLDGNAYFGSFAQARWVQDYLPVGKAIIVGVGYPGDKAWDVRRMADYTAQLREPLSPEVRPFAKYKSGARAPFLDFLTGKLRSEIAQRYPVNLERQSLFGHSFGGLFALYALYEHPQAFESIVAASPSMEWNGQSILDEERVFRDKVQAGKVGATSRLMVVVGDRDADGDPESARMLAERLEALSGWGLRVRLQRYPHEVHASVPAQAANDTMRFAFTLR, encoded by the coding sequence ATGCGCTTGTCTACCTTCCAACAAGGCACCTGCGCGGCGCTGCTGGCTGGCTTGCTGGTCGCTGCGCCGCAGGCGGGTGCGCAAACCGCCCAGGAGGGCGCTGCACCCGCAGCGGCCACCCCTGCCACCACCCCAACACCCGCCAGCCCCTATGTGATGCCCGCCACCCAGGTCTGGGACATGCCATCGGACAACGGCGAGGTCTACCGCATCTTTGTCTCCGCGCCTGAGAAGGGCGAGCCCCCCAAGGGCGGTTACCCGGTGCTCTATGTGCTCGATGGCAATGCCTACTTTGGCTCGTTTGCGCAGGCACGCTGGGTGCAGGACTACTTGCCCGTGGGCAAGGCCATCATCGTGGGCGTGGGCTACCCGGGCGACAAAGCCTGGGATGTGCGCCGCATGGCCGACTACACAGCGCAGCTGCGCGAGCCGCTGTCGCCCGAGGTGCGCCCCTTTGCCAAATACAAAAGCGGCGCACGCGCGCCGTTTCTGGATTTTTTGACCGGCAAGCTGCGCAGCGAGATCGCCCAGCGCTACCCCGTCAACCTGGAGCGACAGTCGCTGTTTGGCCATTCCTTTGGCGGGCTGTTTGCGCTCTATGCGCTGTACGAGCACCCCCAGGCCTTTGAGTCGATTGTGGCGGCCAGTCCCTCGATGGAATGGAACGGCCAGAGCATTCTGGACGAGGAGCGCGTGTTCCGCGACAAGGTGCAGGCCGGCAAGGTGGGCGCCACCAGCCGCCTGATGGTGGTCGTGGGCGACCGCGATGCCGATGGCGATCCGGAATCGGCCCGCATGCTGGCCGAGCGGCTGGAAGCCCTGTCTGGCTGGGGCCTGCGCGTGCGGCTGCAGCGCTACCCCCATGAGGTGCATGCCAGCGTGCCAGCGCAGGCGGCCAATGACACGATGCGCTTTGCGTTTACGCTGCGTTAG
- a CDS encoding SMP-30/gluconolactonase/LRE family protein codes for MFLLQSPEVRPLDTFSAMPESFRRRERSAWADANRGGAITDSFLEGPVLDEAGNLYVSDIPWGRIFRIDAQGQWSLVAEYDGEPNGMKFLAPGKLLITDYKNGLVQLDVASGTVTPYLERRNSESFKGVNDLIFDADGNLYFSDQGQSGLHDPSGRLYRLRPNGQLDLLLSNVPSPNGVALSPDGRVLYLAVTRGNCVWRVPLLPDGSVAKVSQFFTSYGPSGPDGLAVDAQGHVLVANPGLGYVWVLNHLAEPVQVLCGIKGSSTTNLAFGGADRKQLFVTDSTYGRILTTTLATAGMPIHQGKTS; via the coding sequence ATGTTTTTGCTGCAATCCCCTGAAGTCCGCCCCCTGGACACCTTCAGCGCCATGCCCGAATCCTTTCGCCGCCGTGAGCGCAGCGCCTGGGCCGATGCCAACAGGGGCGGCGCGATAACCGATTCATTTCTGGAAGGCCCGGTGTTGGACGAGGCGGGCAACCTCTATGTCAGCGATATCCCCTGGGGCCGCATTTTTCGCATTGATGCGCAAGGCCAGTGGAGCCTGGTCGCAGAGTATGACGGGGAGCCCAATGGCATGAAGTTTCTGGCGCCGGGCAAGCTGCTGATCACCGACTACAAGAACGGCCTGGTGCAGCTGGATGTGGCCAGCGGCACGGTGACGCCCTATCTGGAACGCCGCAACAGCGAGAGCTTCAAGGGGGTGAACGACCTGATTTTTGATGCCGATGGGAACCTGTACTTTAGCGACCAGGGCCAGAGCGGCCTGCATGACCCCAGCGGCCGGCTGTACCGCCTGCGCCCCAACGGCCAGCTCGATCTGCTGCTGAGCAATGTGCCCAGCCCCAATGGGGTGGCGCTGTCACCCGATGGCCGTGTGCTGTATTTGGCGGTGACGCGGGGCAACTGCGTCTGGCGCGTGCCCTTGCTGCCCGATGGCAGCGTCGCCAAGGTGAGCCAGTTCTTTACCTCCTACGGCCCCAGCGGCCCCGATGGCCTGGCCGTTGATGCCCAAGGCCATGTGCTGGTCGCCAACCCGGGCCTGGGCTATGTCTGGGTGCTGAACCACCTGGCCGAGCCGGTGCAGGTGCTCTGCGGCATCAAGGGCAGCTCCACCACCAATCTGGCCTTTGGGGGTGCGGATCGCAAACAGCTGTTTGTCACCGATTCCACCTATGGCCGCATATTGACGACAACCTTGGCTACCGCTGGTATGCCGATTCACCAAGGCAAGACAAGCTAA
- a CDS encoding tripartite tricarboxylate transporter substrate binding protein: MKQVFNRRWPIVLAVKTLAAIAFTAGTATLPAQAQSHWPDKPIKLVVPYPPGGNADNTARLLATQLTSRLGQQVIVDNRPGGSGTIGAAAVAKAAPDGYTLLLDATAFTVNPSLFAKLPYQPAKDFAPISLINQVPLLLVVPASSALHTVADLTRAAQAAPGKLSYASAGNGGAQHLAAELYKQGAKIEMTHIPYRGGAPALTDLIGGQVDVMFSATTASGPFVKGGKLRALAISSAQRSEGWEQVPTMAESGLAGFEVNEWNGLFAPAGTPQPVLQRLEEETRAIVASPEMKKRFAELGVQGVGSSAQSFSSFVQAETAKWAGVIRASGIRMD; the protein is encoded by the coding sequence ATGAAGCAGGTTTTTAACCGCCGCTGGCCCATAGTGCTAGCGGTCAAGACGCTGGCGGCCATCGCCTTCACAGCAGGCACGGCTACGCTGCCCGCCCAGGCGCAGAGCCACTGGCCCGACAAGCCGATCAAGCTCGTCGTGCCCTACCCGCCCGGCGGCAATGCCGACAACACCGCGCGCCTGCTGGCCACCCAGCTGACCAGCCGGCTGGGCCAGCAGGTGATTGTGGACAACCGCCCCGGCGGCAGCGGCACCATTGGCGCGGCGGCGGTAGCCAAGGCTGCACCAGACGGCTATACGCTGCTGCTCGATGCGACGGCCTTTACCGTCAACCCCAGCCTGTTCGCCAAACTGCCTTACCAGCCGGCCAAGGATTTTGCGCCGATCTCGCTGATCAACCAGGTGCCCTTGCTGCTGGTGGTGCCCGCCAGCTCGGCACTGCATACCGTCGCCGACCTGACCCGCGCCGCGCAGGCCGCGCCGGGCAAGCTCAGCTACGCCTCGGCCGGCAACGGCGGCGCGCAGCATCTGGCGGCGGAGCTGTACAAGCAAGGCGCCAAGATCGAGATGACGCATATCCCCTATCGCGGTGGTGCACCGGCCCTGACCGACCTGATTGGCGGCCAGGTGGATGTGATGTTCAGCGCCACTACGGCCAGCGGCCCCTTTGTCAAAGGCGGCAAGCTGCGTGCGCTGGCCATCAGCTCGGCGCAGCGCAGCGAAGGCTGGGAGCAGGTGCCGACGATGGCCGAATCCGGCCTGGCCGGTTTTGAGGTGAACGAGTGGAACGGCTTGTTCGCCCCCGCTGGCACGCCGCAACCGGTGCTGCAGCGCCTGGAGGAGGAAACCCGCGCCATCGTGGCCAGCCCCGAGATGAAAAAACGCTTTGCCGAACTGGGTGTACAAGGCGTAGGCTCCAGCGCGCAGTCGTTTTCCAGCTTTGTGCAGGCCGAGACGGCCAAGTGGGCCGGTGTGATCCGCGCCAGCGGCATCCGAATGGATTGA
- a CDS encoding amidohydrolase family protein: MQRDSLAVPARFSAGTAAPSTPLPTGACDCHIHVYDSRFPSAAGAMLLPPDASAQDYRALQQRIDTTRTVLVTPSTYGTDNRCMLEGLAALGEGARGVAVIDGTESDAELQRLHGLGVRGVRLNLSLGVSGTLASLLPLAHRIAPLGWHLQLLMAPDLLLGQAALLRQLPVPLVFDHFGRIAPAMAGSAAHQLLLDLLERGQAWIKLSGGYIVSDQHSVEDTALDALAASYLRAAPQRVLWGSDWPHATASAGVQAMPDDARQIDRLADWVQHSGDHSALQRVLVDNPAALYGFGPLAAS, translated from the coding sequence ATGCAACGCGATAGCTTGGCTGTGCCCGCCCGTTTCTCGGCCGGCACCGCCGCACCCTCCACCCCACTGCCGACAGGCGCCTGCGACTGCCATATCCATGTGTATGACAGCCGCTTCCCCAGCGCAGCGGGCGCCATGCTGTTGCCACCCGATGCCTCGGCGCAGGACTACCGCGCGCTGCAGCAACGCATCGATACCACGCGCACGGTGCTGGTGACGCCCTCCACCTATGGCACGGACAACCGCTGCATGCTGGAAGGCCTGGCAGCGCTGGGCGAAGGAGCCCGGGGCGTGGCAGTGATCGACGGCACAGAGAGCGACGCCGAGTTGCAGCGCCTGCACGGCCTGGGTGTGCGCGGCGTGCGGCTCAACCTGTCGCTGGGCGTATCGGGCACGCTGGCGTCTCTGCTGCCGCTGGCCCATCGCATTGCCCCGCTGGGCTGGCACCTGCAGTTGCTGATGGCGCCCGATTTGCTGCTGGGCCAGGCAGCCCTGCTGCGCCAGTTGCCGGTGCCCTTGGTGTTTGACCACTTTGGCCGCATAGCACCGGCCATGGCGGGCAGCGCTGCGCACCAGCTGCTGCTGGATCTGCTAGAGCGCGGCCAGGCGTGGATCAAGCTGTCCGGCGGCTACATCGTGAGCGACCAGCACAGCGTGGAAGACACGGCGCTGGATGCGCTGGCCGCCAGTTACCTGCGCGCCGCGCCGCAGCGCGTGCTTTGGGGCAGTGACTGGCCCCATGCCACCGCATCCGCCGGCGTGCAAGCCATGCCCGATGACGCCCGCCAGATCGACCGCCTGGCCGACTGGGTGCAGCACAGCGGCGACCACAGCGCACTGCAGCGCGTGCTGGTCGACAACCCGGCCGCGCTCTACGGCTTTGGCCCCCTGGCCGCTTCATAA